From Streptomyces sp. HUAS MG91, the proteins below share one genomic window:
- a CDS encoding septum formation initiator family protein encodes MSARSDAQGTKNSKGAKSSRSSGGPSGGPRGRAARLARFLPVAPSGGSQAARTPFVLLVVLLLGGGLITLLMLNSSLNEGSFKLTKLRKQTTELTDDEQELQREVDSYSAPDALQRRARDLGMVPGGDPAFLSPDGTVRGLPSPASLPAPARQPAPRPPEAEPTAPAASATPTGGPAPTASVSVPASAPAPPSSGRPATPTAPAPSSSGR; translated from the coding sequence GCGCAAGGAACCAAGAACTCCAAAGGAGCCAAGAGCTCCCGGAGTTCCGGCGGCCCCTCCGGGGGACCGCGCGGACGAGCGGCACGGCTGGCGCGCTTCCTCCCCGTCGCGCCCTCCGGCGGCTCGCAGGCCGCACGCACGCCGTTCGTCCTCCTCGTCGTGCTGCTGCTCGGCGGCGGGCTCATCACGCTGCTGATGCTGAACTCCTCGCTCAACGAAGGATCGTTCAAGCTCACCAAGCTGCGGAAGCAGACCACCGAGCTGACCGACGACGAGCAGGAGCTCCAGCGCGAGGTCGACTCCTACTCCGCGCCCGACGCCCTCCAGCGCCGCGCCCGTGACCTCGGCATGGTCCCCGGCGGCGACCCCGCGTTCCTGAGCCCCGACGGCACCGTCCGCGGCCTGCCGAGCCCCGCCTCGCTGCCCGCACCGGCCCGGCAGCCCGCGCCCCGCCCGCCGGAGGCCGAGCCGACGGCCCCCGCCGCGAGCGCCACCCCGACCGGCGGCCCGGCGCCCACCGCGTCGGTCTCCGTCCCCGCCTCCGCCCCGGCCCCGCCGTCGTCCGGCCGGCCCGCCACGCCCACCGCCCCCGCCCCTTCCAGCTCCGGCAGGTGA